A genomic region of Alicyclobacillus sp. SO9 contains the following coding sequences:
- the hutI gene encoding imidazolonepropionase produces the protein MGNGAGEANVQPGEGLTSGPKRGSEMRDIGLIEDGVVGIRGEDIVFVGTAHEFERADISAHETLDAGGRLLTPGLIDPHTHLVHGGSRQQELAMKLAGKSYLEILEQGGGILSTVKSTRAASEEELEAQALQSLHTMLEQGTTTVEAKSGYGLERETELKQLKVANKLNDLQPVEVVSTFLGPHALPPEYRSHPDEFLDLMIEMLDEIKEEKLAEFCDIFCESGVFSVEQSRRFLAACKNKGFDIKIHADEIEPLGGTELAAELGATSVEHLLAASKEGLQDIAKSGTIAVILPGTSWNLRSPKHADARYLIDEANGAVALATDYNPGSCPTESLQLIMAFGANLLGMTPEEILTAVTRNAAYAIGRGHRIGTIEVGKQADLCLFNTDDVAYIPYHFGINHVDCVFKKGRKVVSGGKPITD, from the coding sequence CTGGGGAACGGTGCCGGCGAAGCGAACGTCCAGCCTGGCGAAGGGCTGACCAGCGGGCCGAAGCGCGGGAGCGAGATGCGCGACATTGGCCTGATTGAAGACGGTGTTGTAGGCATCCGCGGCGAAGACATTGTTTTCGTCGGAACGGCACATGAGTTTGAGCGCGCAGACATCTCAGCACATGAAACCCTGGATGCAGGCGGGCGTCTTTTGACGCCTGGCCTGATTGATCCGCATACACACCTTGTCCACGGCGGATCCCGCCAACAAGAACTAGCCATGAAACTAGCCGGCAAGAGCTATTTGGAGATTCTCGAACAAGGCGGCGGAATTCTATCCACCGTGAAGTCCACCCGGGCTGCCAGCGAAGAGGAACTGGAAGCGCAAGCCCTGCAGTCTTTACACACCATGCTGGAGCAGGGAACAACAACAGTGGAAGCCAAAAGCGGCTACGGTTTGGAGCGAGAGACAGAACTAAAGCAATTGAAAGTTGCCAACAAGTTGAACGACCTCCAACCCGTTGAAGTCGTTTCCACCTTTCTCGGGCCGCATGCACTGCCGCCGGAATACAGGTCTCACCCGGATGAATTTCTCGACTTGATGATTGAAATGCTGGATGAAATTAAGGAAGAAAAACTGGCTGAGTTCTGCGATATCTTCTGCGAATCTGGCGTATTCTCCGTGGAGCAGAGTCGTCGTTTTCTCGCTGCCTGCAAAAACAAGGGCTTCGACATCAAAATTCACGCAGACGAAATTGAACCCTTAGGCGGTACAGAATTGGCTGCAGAACTCGGGGCGACTTCCGTTGAGCACCTGCTGGCTGCATCTAAAGAAGGTCTGCAGGACATTGCCAAGTCTGGAACCATCGCGGTGATTCTACCCGGCACATCCTGGAACCTAAGGTCACCCAAACACGCCGACGCCCGTTACTTGATTGACGAAGCCAACGGCGCTGTGGCACTGGCAACAGACTACAACCCAGGCAGTTGCCCGACCGAGTCCCTGCAACTGATTATGGCCTTTGGTGCCAACCTGTTGGGCATGACACCTGAGGAAATTTTGACCGCAGTAACGCGGAATGCTGCCTATGCCATCGGCCGCGGCCATCGCATTGGTACCATAGAAGTCGGTAAACAAGCAGACTTGTGCCTGTTTAATACAGATGATGTAGCCTATATCCCCTACCACTTCGGCATCAACCATGTTGACTGCGTGTTCAAGAAAGGACGCAAAGTGGTCTCAGGCGGAAAGCCCATTACCGACTAG
- the hutU gene encoding urocanate hydratase, which produces MTRAPIHAPHGSTLHCKGWEQEAALRMLMNNLDPAVGERPQDLVVYGGIGKAARNWDSYDAIVHSLKELENDETLLIQSGKPVGKFRTHEDAPRVLLSNSMLVPAWANWDHFRELEKKGLMMFGQMTAGSWIYIGSQGILQGTYETFAEAARQKGLESMAGTITLTAGLGGMGGAQPLAVTMNGGVAIVIEVDEHRVQRRLETKYCDVMAKTLDEAIDMAMKAKEEKRPLSIALLGNAAEIVPEVVKRKFVPDFVTDQTSAHDPLNGYVPVGLNVDDAEKLRQSDPDDYLERAEQSIVTHVQAMLDLIDLGSTVFDYGNNIRQVAYNRGLKDAFRFPGFVPAYIRELFCEGKGPFRWAALSGDPEDIYKTDALIQKLFPEDEHLNRWIQMAQEKVSFQGLPARICWLGYGARAKFGLALNEMVRSGELSGPIVIGRDHLDAGSVASPNRETESMRDGSDAVADWPILNALINTAAGGSWISVHHGGGVGMGYAIHAGMVVVADGTDRAARKLERVLTSDPGTGVMRHVDAGYPKAIEVAKEKDIYIPMWRAQEGSSDKG; this is translated from the coding sequence ATGACGAGAGCACCAATTCACGCCCCCCACGGTTCCACCCTTCACTGCAAGGGCTGGGAGCAGGAGGCTGCACTGCGAATGCTGATGAACAATCTCGACCCGGCGGTCGGAGAACGCCCGCAAGACCTGGTGGTGTACGGCGGTATCGGAAAAGCTGCCCGCAACTGGGACAGCTACGACGCCATTGTGCACAGCCTGAAGGAACTGGAGAACGACGAAACACTGCTAATTCAATCGGGAAAACCCGTTGGCAAGTTCCGCACACATGAAGATGCACCCCGGGTTCTCTTATCCAACTCTATGCTGGTACCGGCGTGGGCTAATTGGGATCACTTTCGTGAACTCGAGAAAAAGGGCCTGATGATGTTTGGTCAAATGACCGCGGGATCGTGGATTTACATCGGCTCCCAAGGCATCCTCCAAGGCACCTATGAGACCTTTGCGGAAGCAGCACGGCAGAAGGGCCTTGAGAGTATGGCGGGCACCATCACCTTGACTGCAGGCCTCGGCGGCATGGGCGGTGCACAACCGTTGGCTGTCACCATGAACGGCGGCGTTGCCATTGTCATTGAAGTAGATGAGCATCGGGTACAGCGCAGACTGGAAACGAAGTATTGCGACGTCATGGCCAAAACTTTGGACGAAGCCATCGACATGGCGATGAAAGCCAAGGAGGAGAAACGCCCCTTGTCCATCGCACTCTTGGGCAATGCAGCGGAGATTGTACCAGAAGTAGTGAAACGCAAGTTTGTCCCGGACTTTGTGACAGACCAGACATCCGCTCACGACCCTCTCAACGGCTACGTCCCTGTGGGCCTCAATGTAGATGATGCAGAGAAGCTGCGCCAGTCCGACCCAGACGACTATCTGGAGCGGGCAGAGCAAAGCATTGTGACCCATGTGCAAGCCATGCTTGATTTAATCGATCTCGGTTCCACCGTGTTCGACTACGGCAACAACATCCGCCAGGTGGCATACAACAGAGGTCTGAAAGACGCATTCCGCTTCCCCGGCTTCGTTCCCGCCTATATCCGCGAGTTGTTCTGCGAAGGCAAAGGGCCCTTCCGCTGGGCCGCATTATCCGGAGACCCCGAAGACATCTATAAAACGGACGCTTTGATTCAAAAGCTGTTCCCTGAAGATGAGCACCTGAACCGCTGGATCCAAATGGCACAGGAAAAGGTCTCATTCCAAGGACTGCCTGCCCGTATCTGCTGGCTCGGTTACGGTGCACGGGCGAAATTTGGCTTGGCCCTCAATGAGATGGTGAGAAGCGGGGAGTTGTCCGGGCCTATTGTGATTGGACGTGATCACCTGGACGCAGGCTCCGTCGCCAGCCCCAACCGCGAAACCGAAAGCATGCGGGACGGCAGCGACGCCGTGGCAGACTGGCCGATTTTGAACGCCCTCATCAACACGGCTGCAGGCGGCAGTTGGATCTCGGTCCACCACGGCGGCGGCGTCGGCATGGGCTACGCCATTCACGCAGGCATGGTGGTTGTGGCAGACGGCACAGATAGAGCAGCACGGAAGCTGGAACGGGTGCTGACATCAGACCCTGGCACAGGCGTCATGCGCCACGTGGACGCAGGCTACCCAAAAGCCATTGAAGTGGCCAAGGAGAAAGATATTTACATTCCCATGTGGAGAGCACAGGAGGGGTCCAGTGACAAAGGTTGA
- a CDS encoding helix-turn-helix transcriptional regulator, translating into MSEGTLTQDMLEQVFVHNITVGNLQSPMEFWSWMKALSWKAPPNLALSLRYEFPTDTGLWISDRQQYELRQELTQAVKSAWRSLLLNWHEQNECIILLSVSYELDKTQVEETAKKLLQTATVLQDAQLSIGTSPVIDTPALLTSAVRKARAAALYAAKQATKLAHSDDMELSSSDKPITAAEEDNLETAIASVQRTLAAVQTRESEALDNRKREVLDSLVQLLNNCREQGLPADDELLHNTSLFQSLLEVNSPQKLSLWIETSGFTFLERVAELVDQTRSAVIEKSIQYIVSHLHEELSLENIARHCSVSHYYLSHLFRKETGSTVTAFVRKARMERALWLLGDSGQTVANIAYQVGFQDPNYFSKTFRTYFGKSPSEFRRLL; encoded by the coding sequence ATGAGTGAGGGCACACTGACCCAAGACATGCTCGAGCAGGTTTTTGTTCACAACATCACCGTAGGCAATTTGCAAAGTCCCATGGAATTCTGGTCCTGGATGAAGGCCCTGTCCTGGAAAGCGCCGCCGAACCTGGCTTTATCGCTGCGCTATGAATTCCCGACAGACACTGGACTTTGGATCAGTGACAGACAGCAGTACGAACTGCGCCAAGAACTAACACAGGCTGTCAAGTCTGCTTGGAGGTCGCTGCTGCTGAACTGGCATGAACAGAACGAGTGCATTATTCTGCTGTCGGTTTCCTATGAGCTGGATAAGACGCAGGTTGAAGAGACAGCGAAAAAACTGCTCCAAACAGCTACCGTGTTACAGGATGCGCAGCTTTCCATTGGTACATCACCGGTGATTGACACTCCAGCGCTCTTGACCAGTGCCGTCCGCAAGGCCCGAGCCGCCGCACTGTATGCAGCCAAGCAAGCCACCAAACTGGCCCATTCGGACGATATGGAGTTGAGTTCCTCAGACAAGCCAATCACTGCCGCAGAAGAAGACAACCTGGAAACGGCCATCGCCTCTGTCCAGCGTACGCTTGCAGCAGTCCAAACCCGTGAATCAGAAGCGTTGGACAACCGCAAACGGGAGGTTCTGGACAGCCTTGTCCAGCTCTTAAACAACTGTCGAGAACAGGGGCTCCCCGCTGACGACGAATTGCTGCACAACACGTCCCTGTTTCAGAGTCTGCTTGAAGTAAACAGTCCACAGAAGCTGTCACTGTGGATAGAGACCAGCGGCTTCACATTCCTCGAGCGGGTGGCTGAGTTGGTGGACCAAACGAGATCGGCGGTGATTGAAAAATCGATACAATACATTGTCAGCCATCTGCACGAAGAGTTGTCCCTTGAGAACATTGCAAGGCACTGCTCTGTCAGCCACTACTACCTGAGTCATCTGTTTCGCAAGGAAACCGGCAGCACCGTCACCGCCTTTGTTCGTAAAGCCCGCATGGAACGTGCTCTGTGGCTGCTTGGCGATTCCGGTCAGACAGTTGCCAATATCGCGTATCAGGTGGGCTTTCAGGATCCAAACTACTTTAGCAAGACCTTTCGTACATACTTTGGCAAGTCGCCCAGCGAGTTCCGAAGACTGCTTTGA
- the hutU gene encoding urocanate hydratase codes for MLSAKVLATMHCKGWQQEGIYRLLENVLAPDVAENPYELIVYGRGKAVRDFDALAAIKQSLENLEDDETLLVQSGKPVGVFRTHQDAPRVVMSTAMLVPNWANWSHFRELEQKNLTLFGQSTASSWAYIGAQGILQATFETLWEIANTHFAGTLKGKLVLSSGLGGMGSAQPLAVEMNGGVAIIVEVDRDKVMKRLETNFIHFATDSAMDALRLANEAVAQGIARTIGLVGNAVEVYEFVLSQGIVPDVVTDQTAAHDLLNGYVPAGLEAGEIRAMRVEHPNEYIKSAKNSIVSHVGAMLLFRRAGSVVFEYGNHLRGQAEPELPEAMTIPSFVTLFARDRLTAGTESLRFIALSGNPEDIYAIDDWLLKAFPDDTRLVTWIRYAEHRVHFQGLPARSVWLTYDERQLFIDALVRVVEAGGLKGPVAITRDHFAGATMASPHRETEQMLDGSDAVADWPILNALLMASTGASLVSVQQGGGVGIGYSIHAGTTVILDGSPGNGNKVRRVLLNESQLGVLRYANAGYPKAKQTAATFHPGNKQANEQADRTADRQVDRKADRQDNEQADKQVDGQAAARTPRRAADE; via the coding sequence GTGCTTTCAGCAAAAGTTCTGGCCACAATGCACTGCAAAGGTTGGCAGCAAGAAGGAATCTATCGCCTTCTGGAGAACGTTCTGGCCCCCGATGTGGCCGAAAATCCATATGAACTGATTGTCTACGGGAGAGGTAAGGCTGTCCGGGACTTCGATGCATTGGCGGCAATCAAACAGTCCCTTGAGAACTTGGAAGATGATGAAACACTGCTGGTTCAGTCCGGTAAGCCTGTTGGTGTCTTCCGAACGCATCAGGACGCACCGCGAGTGGTGATGTCGACCGCTATGCTGGTGCCCAATTGGGCCAATTGGAGTCACTTTCGTGAACTGGAACAGAAGAACCTGACTTTGTTTGGACAATCCACGGCTTCTTCGTGGGCATACATTGGTGCACAGGGAATCCTGCAAGCCACCTTTGAAACGCTGTGGGAGATTGCGAATACTCACTTTGCCGGCACACTAAAAGGAAAGCTGGTCCTGAGCAGCGGACTTGGCGGGATGGGATCTGCGCAACCGCTGGCCGTTGAGATGAACGGCGGTGTGGCTATTATTGTGGAAGTGGACAGGGATAAAGTGATGAAACGTCTGGAAACCAACTTTATTCACTTTGCCACAGACAGCGCAATGGATGCTCTCCGCCTTGCAAATGAAGCAGTTGCACAGGGCATTGCGCGGACCATTGGTCTGGTCGGAAATGCGGTGGAAGTATACGAGTTTGTACTTTCCCAGGGGATTGTGCCGGATGTTGTGACGGACCAGACGGCTGCGCATGATTTGTTGAACGGATATGTCCCCGCAGGTCTAGAGGCTGGCGAAATTCGGGCGATGCGGGTAGAACACCCCAATGAGTACATTAAGTCGGCCAAAAACAGCATTGTCAGCCATGTGGGGGCGATGTTGCTGTTTCGAAGAGCGGGATCGGTCGTGTTTGAATACGGAAATCACCTGCGCGGACAAGCTGAACCTGAGTTGCCAGAAGCCATGACCATCCCTTCCTTTGTTACTCTGTTTGCGAGAGACAGGTTGACGGCAGGAACCGAGTCCCTTCGCTTCATTGCACTATCCGGTAATCCGGAAGACATCTACGCCATTGACGACTGGCTGCTAAAAGCGTTCCCGGATGACACGCGCTTGGTGACGTGGATTCGCTATGCAGAACACCGCGTTCACTTCCAGGGTCTGCCAGCCCGTTCCGTATGGCTCACTTATGACGAGCGTCAACTCTTCATCGATGCACTGGTTCGGGTTGTGGAAGCGGGAGGACTGAAGGGGCCTGTGGCGATTACTCGCGATCACTTTGCTGGAGCAACCATGGCCTCCCCCCACCGCGAAACGGAGCAGATGCTGGATGGATCCGACGCGGTCGCCGACTGGCCGATTTTGAACGCTCTCCTGATGGCAAGTACGGGCGCGTCATTGGTGTCTGTACAGCAAGGCGGAGGTGTCGGTATCGGGTACTCCATTCACGCCGGAACCACCGTGATTCTGGATGGAAGTCCAGGCAACGGCAACAAAGTGAGGCGGGTCTTGTTGAATGAGTCACAACTCGGTGTCCTTCGCTATGCCAACGCTGGCTACCCGAAAGCAAAACAGACTGCAGCGACATTCCATCCAGGAAACAAACAGGCTAACGAGCAAGCAGACAGGACCGCAGACAGGCAAGTGGACAGGAAAGCGGACAGGCAGGATAACGAGCAGGCCGACAAACAGGTAGACGGCCAAGCCGCAGCGCGAACACCGAGGCGGGCTGCCGATGAGTGA
- a CDS encoding cytosine permease — MQVENHSIDFIPEDERHGHISNLFTVWFASNMQITPLVTGALAIVLGLNLAWSVIVIILGNLIGGIFMAYHSAQGPKLGIPQMIQSRAQFGVIGAMIPLIIVILMYVGFFASSGVLGGQALSGLTNSHLNTNWAIIILSLLTLMITIVGYDLIHSLERWLSLIFAIVFIFVTVKAFSLPLPAHSWSLAGPKWPMVLLTLTIVVTWQIAYAPYVADYSRYMKKETSVGKTFIYTYAGSVVSSAWMMILGVVLTLGIPKFLDNSSVNVAHLLGKGAGSILMYVIIVLGIIAVNVLNLYGAFMSMTTCTQAVIDIKITRNVRSGFVIIMAVVATVLAVWGEGNFLTNFTDFILFLAYFLIPWTAINLVDFYFVRHGEYSIADIFKLDGIYGRYNWRTLTVYAIGVLVEIPFMNTTFYTGHLAKAMGGADISWIVGLVVSAPLYYIVMKGKAEREVVPLSESTLHN, encoded by the coding sequence GTGCAGGTTGAAAACCACAGTATTGATTTTATACCAGAGGATGAGCGGCATGGTCACATTTCTAATTTGTTCACTGTGTGGTTTGCATCCAATATGCAAATTACACCGTTGGTTACAGGTGCTCTTGCCATTGTCCTGGGTCTGAATCTGGCATGGAGCGTGATTGTCATTATCCTTGGAAACTTAATTGGCGGAATTTTTATGGCCTACCACTCTGCCCAAGGTCCTAAGCTTGGCATTCCACAGATGATTCAAAGCCGAGCACAATTTGGCGTCATAGGGGCCATGATTCCCTTAATTATTGTAATTCTGATGTATGTGGGCTTTTTTGCATCCAGCGGTGTTCTTGGCGGCCAGGCCCTGTCAGGGTTGACAAACTCTCATTTGAATACTAACTGGGCAATTATCATTCTCAGTCTGTTGACTTTAATGATTACGATAGTCGGGTATGATTTAATTCACTCACTGGAGCGCTGGCTTTCTCTGATTTTTGCTATTGTATTCATTTTTGTCACTGTGAAGGCCTTCTCGCTGCCGCTCCCTGCCCACAGTTGGTCACTGGCTGGTCCAAAGTGGCCCATGGTGCTTTTGACACTTACAATCGTTGTAACGTGGCAAATTGCTTATGCACCCTATGTTGCTGATTATTCACGCTATATGAAAAAAGAGACTTCCGTCGGCAAAACTTTTATCTATACTTATGCAGGCTCAGTCGTCAGCAGCGCTTGGATGATGATTCTCGGCGTCGTGCTGACACTAGGCATTCCCAAGTTTCTCGATAATTCCAGTGTGAATGTGGCTCATCTCCTAGGCAAAGGCGCAGGTTCCATCCTGATGTACGTAATTATTGTTCTCGGTATCATCGCCGTGAACGTACTGAACTTGTACGGTGCGTTCATGTCCATGACAACGTGTACGCAGGCTGTCATCGATATCAAGATTACCCGCAACGTACGGTCTGGTTTTGTCATCATAATGGCTGTCGTCGCAACAGTTCTGGCAGTTTGGGGCGAAGGAAACTTCTTGACCAATTTCACAGATTTCATTTTGTTCCTGGCATACTTTCTGATTCCGTGGACTGCTATTAATCTGGTGGACTTCTACTTCGTCCGTCACGGAGAATACAGTATTGCGGATATCTTTAAACTGGATGGTATTTACGGGCGTTACAATTGGAGAACACTGACTGTCTATGCCATTGGGGTTTTAGTGGAAATTCCGTTTATGAATACAACGTTCTATACAGGTCATTTGGCTAAAGCCATGGGAGGAGCAGACATTTCCTGGATTGTGGGTCTGGTAGTTTCGGCACCATTGTACTACATCGTGATGAAAGGTAAGGCGGAGAGAGAAGTCGTGCCCCTTTCGGAAAGCACGCTGCACAATTGA
- a CDS encoding ABC transporter permease: MKYFLLEFKLFARIPFAFLFSLAFPLLLLFIFASAYGNKPTAQLGNIGTVNYYIPVTFAATAIANGIIATSVALAGNRSRKIYIRYKLIGFSPLLIMFTQILVYFCVTFLSSLLILAIAKMIYGVSIPDFGHLMLFSLFYLMGFLSMISIGLLLGTFSNDERSALSVSLIVFFLFDLLGGILIPVEKMQGVMTTLSHWIPAKSFIQGLNYYWNGTSQVTQFDVYYLLAVFIVCTGVASLKFRWK; the protein is encoded by the coding sequence ATGAAGTACTTTCTGCTGGAATTTAAACTGTTTGCAAGAATACCCTTTGCTTTTTTATTTTCCTTGGCATTCCCTCTGCTGCTCCTATTTATTTTCGCATCTGCCTATGGAAACAAACCCACTGCGCAATTAGGAAACATTGGTACCGTTAATTATTATATCCCTGTCACCTTCGCAGCAACGGCCATCGCGAATGGAATCATTGCTACGTCTGTAGCTCTGGCTGGGAACAGAAGCCGCAAAATATATATCAGGTACAAATTGATTGGATTTTCTCCACTCCTGATTATGTTCACCCAGATTCTAGTCTACTTTTGTGTAACATTTCTCTCATCGCTATTAATTCTCGCTATCGCAAAAATGATTTATGGAGTCAGCATTCCTGACTTCGGTCATCTTATGCTGTTTAGTTTGTTTTATCTCATGGGGTTTCTTTCAATGATTAGCATCGGATTGCTGCTGGGCACTTTTAGCAATGACGAGCGGTCAGCACTCTCTGTTTCCCTGATTGTTTTCTTCCTCTTTGACCTATTAGGGGGCATACTCATTCCCGTTGAAAAAATGCAAGGTGTCATGACAACCTTGTCTCACTGGATACCTGCCAAAAGCTTTATTCAAGGCCTTAATTACTATTGGAACGGCACAAGTCAGGTTACGCAATTCGACGTCTATTATTTGCTCGCCGTGTTTATTGTCTGCACGGGGGTGGCATCCCTAAAATTCAGATGGAAATAG
- a CDS encoding ABC transporter ATP-binding protein, with protein MRIEAKNLCRNYKGFALNNVTLTVEPNRTIGLVGPNGSGKTTLIHCLIGIEKPSSGLIKMDVSRRTLYKKIGVQLQDGSYHSKIRLYEMLDLILVNGDGNWAYVDTLLEKFNLLKKKKAYVSNLSGGEKQKFSLVAALANRPELLFLDEVTSNVDQINRKDIIQFLNELKESGQSIVMTSHYLDELEAVCDYFVFLKDGEVLGQGTKNDLIKALNVKSEMHPMSPSLEYMYEAVYR; from the coding sequence GTGCGGATTGAAGCAAAAAACCTCTGCAGGAATTATAAGGGATTCGCCTTGAATAACGTAACTCTCACTGTTGAACCAAATCGCACAATTGGCCTTGTAGGTCCAAACGGTTCCGGAAAGACAACGCTGATTCACTGTCTCATCGGCATTGAAAAGCCATCATCCGGTTTAATTAAGATGGATGTCTCTCGCAGAACGCTGTACAAGAAAATAGGGGTTCAACTCCAAGATGGGTCCTACCACAGCAAAATAAGGTTGTATGAGATGTTGGATTTGATTCTCGTGAACGGGGATGGAAACTGGGCGTACGTAGATACTTTACTAGAGAAATTTAATCTGCTGAAGAAAAAGAAAGCGTATGTTTCCAATTTGTCAGGAGGAGAAAAGCAAAAATTCTCTCTTGTGGCAGCTTTGGCTAACCGGCCAGAACTTTTGTTTCTGGATGAAGTAACATCCAATGTCGATCAAATCAACCGAAAAGACATCATTCAGTTTCTGAATGAATTGAAGGAAAGCGGCCAGAGTATTGTGATGACAAGTCACTATTTAGACGAGTTGGAAGCAGTATGCGACTACTTCGTCTTCCTGAAAGACGGAGAGGTTCTAGGCCAGGGGACAAAAAATGATTTAATCAAGGCTCTCAACGTAAAATCAGAGATGCACCCAATGAGTCCAAGTCTTGAATACATGTACGAGGCCGTTTACCGATGA
- a CDS encoding acyltransferase, with amino-acid sequence MASHVRYNQLDSLRGIAALTVVAEHCMNTLGKAPVKNWFAHFSPLHVLISGHQAVILFFLLSGFVLSLPYYQGRIYTYTEFITKRVFRLYIPYIIALAFGLMMRVIFVHHSIDGLWGGHIGPKIILQELFMLDQFNQNYVDPVVWSLVQEMRISLIFPLLILFLSRYRWKTVIVTGFAVSCIGIYVHLLFRSHVNVFTNYPDTLHYIIIFIMGAVLAKHKDTLVAYLRRTPKTAKWSLGITALLLYTYTQSLLSQHWALGLGLTGRLMSDWITALSASVFILLAISEPGVKRALSVRPLVFIGKISFSIYLFHLIILLSLISLFPHLHVLDVAGTFLLTIGLATAGYYYVERPSIRIGKIVVQRL; translated from the coding sequence GTGGCTTCACATGTACGATACAATCAGCTGGATTCTCTGAGAGGCATTGCAGCACTGACTGTCGTGGCAGAACATTGTATGAATACCCTAGGGAAGGCCCCCGTTAAGAACTGGTTTGCTCACTTCAGCCCTTTGCACGTGCTCATTTCCGGTCATCAAGCGGTGATTCTCTTCTTTTTGCTGAGCGGTTTCGTGCTTTCTCTTCCTTACTACCAAGGAAGGATCTATACGTATACCGAGTTTATCACCAAGCGAGTCTTTCGCCTGTACATTCCATATATCATTGCTTTGGCCTTTGGCTTGATGATGAGAGTTATCTTTGTTCATCATTCCATTGACGGATTGTGGGGCGGTCACATTGGCCCCAAGATAATCCTGCAGGAATTGTTCATGCTTGACCAGTTCAATCAAAATTATGTCGATCCCGTTGTCTGGTCCCTTGTTCAAGAAATGCGCATCTCTTTGATTTTCCCGCTCTTGATTCTCTTTCTTTCCCGGTATAGATGGAAAACTGTGATTGTCACCGGATTCGCTGTTTCGTGTATCGGGATTTATGTGCATCTTCTGTTTCGGTCACATGTCAATGTGTTTACAAATTATCCTGACACACTTCACTACATCATTATTTTCATCATGGGGGCCGTTCTGGCAAAGCACAAGGATACACTAGTGGCCTACCTGCGCAGAACACCAAAAACCGCAAAATGGTCCCTCGGTATTACAGCACTCCTGTTGTACACGTATACCCAGAGCCTTCTATCGCAACACTGGGCGCTAGGACTGGGATTAACAGGAAGACTCATGTCAGATTGGATTACTGCACTCTCTGCCAGTGTTTTCATCCTGCTGGCCATCAGTGAGCCGGGAGTAAAGCGAGCTCTGTCTGTGCGCCCGCTTGTCTTTATTGGGAAAATATCCTTCAGCATTTATTTGTTTCACTTGATTATTCTTTTGTCGCTGATAAGCCTGTTTCCGCACCTCCATGTGCTGGATGTTGCGGGCACTTTCCTTTTGACCATTGGTCTCGCTACCGCAGGGTATTACTACGTGGAGCGACCGAGCATCCGGATTGGCAAAATTGTAGTGCAGAGGCTCTAA
- a CDS encoding GbsR/MarR family transcriptional regulator, translating to MDKPESGNALQQIHNQIASAMEQTMRVYGLSQSVGRIYGILYVAKTPMSFQEIQDAVGMSRASINNGLRTLVDTGSVVKTWNKERHRNTYAAEKDFYKNFPAFIVNSLRKERAAYTRTAEVVKPKLQELAAHRGDTEVQAEASQNLRDMEAALQFYEWLSQFADLLETGKIFHYLPKDMSLPSDTSSNT from the coding sequence ATGGACAAACCGGAATCTGGAAATGCCCTTCAACAGATTCATAATCAAATAGCTTCAGCCATGGAGCAAACCATGCGAGTGTACGGGCTTTCGCAATCAGTCGGACGGATCTACGGCATTTTATATGTGGCAAAAACACCGATGTCTTTTCAAGAGATTCAGGATGCAGTTGGAATGAGCAGAGCCAGTATTAACAATGGATTGCGGACTCTTGTCGACACCGGCAGTGTTGTTAAGACTTGGAACAAGGAACGTCATCGCAACACTTACGCTGCCGAAAAAGACTTCTATAAGAATTTCCCTGCATTCATTGTGAATAGTTTGCGAAAAGAACGCGCTGCGTACACCCGCACAGCAGAAGTCGTAAAACCTAAACTCCAGGAATTGGCTGCTCATCGGGGGGACACGGAGGTTCAAGCAGAGGCGAGCCAAAATCTCAGAGACATGGAAGCCGCATTACAGTTTTATGAATGGCTCAGTCAATTTGCCGACTTGTTGGAGACGGGAAAGATCTTTCATTACCTGCCGAAGGATATGTCCCTTCCGAGTGACACTTCGAGTAACACTTAA